The sequence below is a genomic window from Arthrobacter sp. U41.
TGGTGCCGGTCAAGATCCGCTGCGACGCCGAGACGTTCGACGTCGACCTGGCGGCACTGGGGGCGGCCATCACGCCGCGCACCCGGGTGGTGATCGTGAACACGCCGAACAATCCGACCGGCCGGATCTACCCGCCCGCGCTGCTGAAGGACCTGGCCGACATGCTCGAAGGGGCCTCGCGCAGCAACGGGCGGCGCGTTTACCTGCTCTCCGACGAGGCCTACAACCGGATCACCTACGACGGCGCCCGGTTCCACAGCCCGGCCGAATACTATCCGTACACGCTGCTGGCCTACTCGTACGGCAAAACCCATCTGGCGCCCGGGCAGCGGATCGGCTACCTGGCCCTGCCGCCCACCATGCCGGACCGCGGCCCGCTGCGGGAGGCGATCAGCGCCCTGCAGATGGCGATGGGCTGGATCTACCCGAACGCCCTGCTGCAGCATGCGCTGCCGCGGCTGGAACAGTTCTCGATCGACGTCGGGGAGCTGCAGCGCAAACGGGACCTGATGGTGGAGGCGCTGACCGGGATGGGCTACCAGCTGCCGCTGCCGGAGGGCTCGTTCTACCTGTTCGTCCGCACCCCGGCCGACGACGACGAGCAGTTCACCGCCGCCCTCGAGGCCCAGGACGTTTTTGTGCTGCCGGGCACGCTGTTCGAGACCCCGGGCTATTTCCGGATCTCGCTCACCGCGTCCGAGGACATGCTCCGGCGGGCCCTGCCGGTCTTTGCCGCGGCGATCCAGCGCTCGGGCGGCGCCGTGCCGCAGCGCTGACACGGCAGGAGCAGCTGGCGGTGGCGTCAGAGTCCGTGGTGCTTGAGCGCTGCGGTTATCTGGTTGAGGGTGGGCAGGCCCGCCAGTCCGTCCGGCGTCTCGTAGATCCGGCAGGCCAGGTCGCCTGCGGGCGCGCCGGCCGGGAAGATGTCGGCCCCGTTGACGGTGATCGTGGGGGAACCCGCGAATCCGGTGCCTGCGATCTCCGACGCGGACTCCAGGAGCCGCAAATTCACCGGAAGGTCGCCGTGTCCCAGGGCGGTCAGCGCAGATTCCAGACGCTCCTGTGCTTGAGCGGTGTTGGGGCACCCGTCGATGTGGAGCAGTTCTATCCTCATAGGAATCATTTTCTACCCACGCCGGCCCTCGCCCTACGCGAGCGCCGCGGCCAGCGCCTTGGCGATCCACGCCCGGTAGGCCGGCACGGACCAGCCGGCGTCCTGCACCAGCTCCCGGTAAACCCGGGGATGGCCGAGCGACCAGATGGCAGCGGCCCCCTCGGCATCGGACATTCCGGAACTGAGCCCGCCGCGCGCCCGCACGGCGGCGGCGGCCTCCTCGTAGCGCTTCAGCCGCTGCTGCCCGCGGTCCTTCTCCAGCTGCGCCGCCGATTCATCCACGGCTGCGGCCTGGGCAATGACGGCGGTGATCCCGGCGGTGCGCGGATGAACCACCACAAACCAGTCCGCCAGCATGTTGATCAGCGCATCGAAGTCGGCGGCCTGCCGGGTGCGCTCCCGCATGAAGTCCAGCACGCCGGACTGCGCCCCGGGCCCCGCCGCGGCACTGTCCAGCACGGCCGAGAGCAGCGCGGCCTTGTTCCCCACCGAGTTGTAGACCGTCTGGACAGCCACCCCGGCCTCCGCGGCGATCCCGTCGATGGTGGTGCGGACGTACCCGTCGGCGGCGAACAGCCGGCCGGCCGCCTCGATAATGGCGTCCCGGGTGCCGGCCGCCTGGATCGTCCGGCGCGTCGTTTTCTCCATAAAATTAGACTATCGCTCCACTCACTAGAACGGTATTCTAGTGAGTAAGGAAAAGGATGCTCTCAGCAAGGAGCCGACCATGAACCAGAACAGCCAGCAGCTTGATGCCCTGGTGATCGGCGCGGGACAGTCCGGCCTCGCCGCCGGCTACCACCTCGCCCGGACGAGGCTGCGATTCGAGATCCTCGAGAGCGCCCCCCGGGTGGGCGACGTCTGGCGCCGCCGCTGGGACTCCCTCCAACTGTTCACCCCCGCCCAGCACGACAACCTCCCCGGCCTGCCCTTCCCGGGGACAAGGAACACCTTCCCCGGCAAGGAGGAGTTCGCCGACTACCTCGAAAGCTACGCGGCCCGCTTCAGCCTGCCGATCCGGACGGGCGTCCGCGGGGAGGGCCTCACCCGGTCCGGCGCGGGCTTCACCCTCGACACCCCGGCCGGCACCGTGCGGGCGCGCAACGTCATCGTGGCCACCGGAGCCAACGCAATCCCCCGCATTCCGGACGCCGCCGCCGGGCAGAACCCCGCCATCCACCAGCTCCACACCTCCCAGTACCGCAGCCCGGCCGACATCCCCGACGGCGACGTGCTGGTGGTCGGCGCCGGAACCTCCGGCTCGGAAATCGCCCTCGAGCTCGCGGCCAGCCACCGGGTGCTCCTGTCGGGCCGGCCCACCCCACACATCCCCGACCCGGTGCTCCGCTACGCCGGCGGGGCCTACTGGCGGTTCATCCATTCGGTCCTGACGCTGCGCACCCCGGTCGGGCGCAAGGTCGCGGCGAGCTTCCACCAGCGCGGCGCACCCCTGATCCGGATCTCCACGAAGGACCTGGACCGCGCCGGGGTGGTCCGGGTGCCGCGACTCACCGGCACCGCGGACGGCCAGCCCGCTTTCGACGGCGGCAGCCCCGCCGGCGGCACGTTCGACGGCGGGGGCCCCGCCAGGGTGCGGACCGTCATCTGGGCCACCGGCTACCGCCCGGACCTGGACTGGATCGACGGGCTGGAACTGGCGGCGTCGGGCTGGCCGGAAACGATCAGGGGCGCCGTCCCCGGGATGCCCGGGCTCTACTTCGTCGGCATGCCCTTCCAGTACGCCCTCACCTCGGGCCTGATCGGCGGCGTGGACCGGGACGCGGCTTTCGTGGTCAAAGAGATCGCAAAGCGGGTGCCGGATCCGTCAGTAGTTGCGCCGGAGCTTCAGCCGCGGGATCGTGACGGCGAAGACCGCGGCGGCCGCGAACCCGAGGACTCCGGTGGCGGCCACCCCGGCCCCGAGCGAGGCCACGGCGGTCACGGCTGAGAGCAGAACCGGCCCGCCGGTGGCCCCGGCGTCGGCCATGAACCGCCAGATCCCCAGGAACTGGCCGCGGCCGTTGTCGGGTGAGAAGTCGGCCCCCAGGGTCATGTTCAGGCCCGAGCTAATGCCGTTGCCGAAGCCGATCAGCAGCGCCCCGAGCAGCAGGCCCACGAAGCCGGTGCTGAGCGGGATCAGCAGCATCGCCGCGCCCATGATGAGGGTCGAGGGAATGGCCACCCATTGCCGGCCCTTGCGGTCCATCAGCCGGCCGGCCGGATAGAAGACCAGCATGTCGATGGCGCCGGAGAGCCCGTAGATCAGCGAGGCCTGCGTCGCGTCCATCCCGAGGTGTTCGGCCCAGAGCGGGATCACCACCTGCCGGGACGCGCGCAGCGCGCTGAGCAGCAGCACGCCCATGCCGACGCTCAGGAAGACCCCGGCGTGGGAGACGGCGACGCTGCGCAGGGTCGCCTGCGGAACGGGGACGCCGTCGTCGGGCGCGGGTTTGGCCACGAGGTCCGGGATGGTCACCGATAGGGCCGCGGCCGCCACCATGGCGACGACGCCGACCCAGTAGGCGCCGGTGATGCCGGCGAACTGCATCACGGCCGCGCCGATGAAGGGCCCGATGAAGACGCCGATCCGGTTGACGCCGCCGAGCGTGGACAGCGCCCGCGCCCGGAGGATCACCGGTACCGCCTCGGTCAGGTATTTCTGCCGGGCCAGGCTGAAGACGCTCGCGGCCATCCCGACGACGAGCATCGCACCAGCGAGCAGCCAGAGCCCGCCGGGCAGCAGCGGCGCCAGGGCCGCGGCGGCGAGGGCGGCGGCGCTGGCCGCCGCGGCGCCGACGATGGCCCAGCGCTCACCGAACTTCAGCGTGATGAGCGAGGCCGGGAGGTTGAAGAACCAGGAGCCGAGGCCGATCAGCGTGACCACCAGGGCGGCGACGGCCACCGAGGCGCCGAGGCCGCGGGCGGACAGTGCCACCACGGGCAGGATGGCACCCTCGCCGATGCTGAACAACAGGGCCGGGCCGAAGGCGGGAACGGCGATGCTGCGGAGGCTGAAGGCGGCGGGGCGTGTGGTGGTCATCCCCTTCATCCTAGGGCGGGCGGCGCGCCGGGGCGCTCAAACTCACCCCGGAAGGATCCCCGAGCGGCTCAGCAGCGCCTGCGTCTTCGGATGCTGCGGTGCAGTGAAAATACGGCTGGGCGGCCCCTCTTCCACAATGACCCCCTGGTCCATGACGACGATGCGGTCAGCGATATCCCGCGCGAACTGCATCTCATGGGTGACGATCACCATCGTGGTTCCCTGCTGGGCGATCTTTTTGATGACCGCAAGAACCTCGCCCACAAGCTCCGGATCCAATGCGGAAGTCGGCTCATCGAAGAGCATGACACTGGGATTCATGGCAAGGGCCCGGGCAATGGCCACCCGCTGCTTCTGGCCGCCGGAGAGCTTGCTGGGGTAGTTCTCCATCTTGTCCCCCAGGCCCACCATTTCGAGGTTGGGGACAGCAACAGCCTTGGCCTCGGCCGCAGACATCTTTTTGACGTCGCGCAGCGGCGCCATGACGTTCCCCAGGGCCGTTTTGTTCAGGAACAGATTGAAGTGCTGGAAGACGAAGCCGATGTCGGTTCGCTTCTGCGCCGTGACTGAAGCCTTCTCCGCGATCAGCTCCCCGTCGCGTTCGTCGTAGCCGATCAGGTGGCCGTTGACGTAGATGCGGCCGGCGTCGATGGTCTCGAGCTTGTTGATGCAGCGCAGCAGGGTGCTTTTGCCGGATCCGCTGGAGCCCAGGATGGCAATCGTTTCGCCGCGGTGGACCACAAGGTCCACGCCTTTGAGTACTTCCACCCTTTTCTGCACATGGGGCTTGCCGGTGAGCCTTTTCCACAAGGTCGGCTTCGACTCGGAGACGAAGGTCTTGTGGACGTCGCGGACGTCAATAATGGTCTCGTCAGCCACTGGCCCGTGCCTTTCGTTCAAGCACAACCACAACGCGCGAGAGTGGAAGGCTGATGATCAAGTAGAGAATGGCCGCTGCGGTATAGATGGCAGTGGTCTGGAATGTCTGGCTGTTGAGGATGTTGGCGGTCTTCAGGATCTCGGTCACCGCGATCACCGAAGTCAGGGCGGTGTCCTTGATCATGGCAATGAAGTAGTTGCCGATCGGCCCCATGGAGACCACGAAGGACTGGGGAATGACCACCTTCCACAGGGTCTTGCTGGGCGTGTACCCCAGGGACAGTGCGGCTTCTGTCTGGCCGTGCTCCACGGAGAGGATTGCGGAGCGAAAGACCTCGGACAGATAGGCAGCGTAGTTCAGGCCCAGGCCCAGGATGCCGGCCGGCACAGGTTCGATGCTCACGCCGATGCTGGGAAGCACGAAGAAGATGTAGACCAACTGCACGAGCAGCGGAGTGCCGCGGATGACCTCCAGGTAGACCGTGGCAATGCCCCGGAGGATTTTGCTCGAGGAAATGCGCGCCAGCGCCACCAGCAGCCCCAGCACGAGGGCGATGGCCATGGCGCCGAGCGCGAGTTGAACGACGACGGGCACGGCCTGCAGGAGTGCCGGGAACACCGCCAGGGTGTTGGTAATAAAGTCCACTGAGAATCCCTAAGTTCGGGTCGGGCAGGGGCTGGCGGGCACCGCGATCAATAAGCGGACACCCGCCGGCCCTGCATGGAAGCTGGAACCTATTTGGACATGTTGGCTTCGCCCAGCCCGTACTTCTTGAGGATCTCGAGGTACTTGGGGGTCTTCTTCAGGTCCGCCAGCCCGGAGTTCAGGTCCTGCAGCAGCTGCGTATCGTCTTTCCGCACGCCGGCTCCGATGATGCCCGGGTAGAACGGCTCGTAGGGTGAGACGAGCTTCAGCTTGGGGTTCGGTTTCTGGACGAGGCTGTAGCCGATCACGGCACTGTCGGTGAAGACCGCATCAACCTGCTTGTTTTCCACAGCCGCGAGCAGGGCAGCCTGCGAGTCGAACAGCTTGACCTGGCTGCCGCCAAGGCTGTCAACGAGGTCCTTGAACACGGTGCCGGTCTGTGCGCCGAGAACCTTGCCCTTTACATCGTCGCGTGATGCCAGCGTTGAATCGGCCGGGACCACCATGGCTTCGCCTTCGGTGTACCACGGGTCGGTGAAGTTGATCTGCTTCTTCCGGTCCTCGGTGATGTACATGGCATCGACGATCGCGTCGGCCTTCTTGGCGTTGAGCGCCGCGATCAGCGTCGCATACTCGGAGGTGAAGACCTTGATCTTCCAGCCCTTTGCCTCGGCGATGGCGTTGATCATCTCGCCGTCGATGCCTTTGAGCTCGCCGGTGGCCTGGTCGGTGAAGGAGAAGGGAGCATCGTTGGAGGTTGCGATCGTGATGGTCTTCTGCTCACCGCCGCCGGTGGCCCCGCCCCCGCCGCTTGTTGAGCCACAGGCGGTCATGGCGAGGGCCACTGCAACGCCCATGGGCACCAATGCAGCGAAACGCTTGCGGAGGATTTTTGTTTTCATGATGAGGCGCCTTTTGCTAGGGATGGATTTCTATCGGTTGAAGCGGTCGAGCCGGAGACTGGCGGTGGCCTTGTGGGCCGCCATTCCCTCGGTGTCGGAGATGGTGGTGACGTAATTTGCCAGACGCGGAGTCGCACTTTTTTCGACGCGCTGGAAGGTGAGGGGTTTGAGGAACCGGGCGACGGAGAGCCCTGCCGATGACCGGGCGCCCCCGCCGGTGGGCAGCACATGGTTTGTGCCGGAGGAACCCTTGTCCGAGTACGCCACCGTGGACCACGGTCCCAGGAAGATGGAGCCGTAGTTCTGCAGGTTCTCGTGGTAGTAGGAATCGTCCGAGGTCTGAATTTCCAGGTGCTCCGGTGCCAGCAGGTCCATGATCTGCACGGCCGTTTCCCGGTCCTCGGCCACGTAGACGGTGCCGTAGTCCCGCCAGGCCGGGCCGGCAATGTCCCGTGTGGCCAATGTCCGCAGCTGCTTGTCGATGTGCCGGATGACCTCTTCCCCAAGCTGGTGCGAAGTGGTCACAAGCGACGCCGGTGACTGCGGGCCATGTTCGGCCTGGCCGAGGAGATCAGCGGCCACAATTTCGGCGTCGGCAGAGTCATCGGCGATCACGGCGACCTCGGAGGGGCCCGCCAGGAGGTCGATGCCGACGCGTCCGAACAGCTGGCGTTTGGCCTCTGTGACGTAGGCGTTTCCGGCACCGACCAGGATGTCGGCCGGCTGCTCCCCCAGCAGTCCGAAGGCCATGGCGGCCATGGCCTGCACGCCGCCGAGGGCGAACGCCCTGTCCACGCCGGCCAGGTATGCGGCGTACAACACTGCGGCGTTCCCGCCGCCCGAAGCGGTTGGTGGTGTGCAGGCCAGGACGTTGCGGACGCCCGCGGCCTTGGCGACTCCCACGGTCATGAAGGCGCTGGCAAGAATCGGAAACCGGCCCGCCGGAAGATAGGCTCCGACCCGTGCCACCGGAACGTACTTTTGTCCGGTGAAGACTCCGGGGATGAGTTCAACTTCAAAATCGGTGAGGTGTTCGCGTTGCTCAACCGCGAACAGCCTGGTCCGCTCGGCACTGGCCATCAGGGCCTCCCGCAGTTCGGGGGAGAGCGAATCACCGGTCTTTGCCAGCTCGTTCTTGCCGATCTCAAGACTCGCACCCTGCCATCCGTCCAGCTCCCGGGCGTACTTGAGGACCGCGTCCATCCCGTTGGTCTCGATGTCACCGAGCATCGCGGATACGGTCGCCACAACTTCGGGAAGCCGTTGGGCCGGCACGCTCTCGATGGCCGGGCCCTTGAGGGTGAGGAAGTTACCCGGAATGTGGGCCCTGTCACGTTCGGTTATGTGCATGGACAACAAGGTACGGGCCCCTGAGTAATGGCACAACGGGACCTGAACAGGTGTCTGCCACAGGGTTGCCCTATGCCTCAAGTGGCGTAATACTTCAAGAATCCACATCGTTCCGCGCCTCAATGCCAATCTCAAACCCGCCAAACCCGCCAAGTTTCGTTCCGATAGCTAGGGGAACCATGACTCTCGCGCAGCTTCGGGCTTTCCTGGCGGCCTATGAGCTTGGTTCTTTCACGGCCGCGGCAAAAAAGTTGGAAACAAGCCAGGCCTCCGTCTCAGAACTCATCAGCAGGCTCGAACACGAACTGGAACACAGCCTCTTCATCCGTGGCGGGCGGCAACTCATCCCCACGACGGCGGCTGTTGAGTTGCAGGTGCACGCGCTGCAGTCCGTCACATCATTCGACAACGGCGTGGAGGCGCTGAAAGCCATGTCGTCGCTGGAAGGCGGCGTCTGCACCTTCGGAGTGCTGCGGTACGGAGCCCACTACGACCTTGCCGATCTGGTGCAGCGCTTCCACCGCCGGTATCCCAAGGTTAAGGTGCACCTGGTGGGATTGAACTCCGTGACCGTGGCCGAGTCCGTGGCGTCGGGTGAAATTGAGGCCGGGCTCATCGTCCTGCCGGTGGCGGAAGCGGGCCTTCAGGTCAGGCCGCTTTTCAGGGACGAAGTCTTTTATGTGTCGGCGACCCGGAATCCCTCGCGCGGCCCCATAACAATTGAGGAACTCGCTGAGTCCAAACTAGTGCTCTACGACGCCTTCGCTGGCTGGCGTGACCCCACCCGCCGGCAGATTTTGGAGCGTGCCCGCCTCAAGGGGCTGAAAATCGAACCGGCCATCGAGGTGGAGCATGTCGATACCGCCCTTGGGCTGGTGGCCGCCGGAGCGGCGGACACTTTTGTTCCCCAAGCGATCGTCAGCGGGCCGGGCTTTCCGAGAAATATCCACGCCGTCCCCTT
It includes:
- a CDS encoding aminotransferase class I/II-fold pyridoxal phosphate-dependent enzyme yields the protein MSTDSPVSRRATTLASVPSQQRINTFLRDSVYARRQHEPGICDLALGNPHQMPPAAYVEALADALTPRNERWFAYKTNEPEAQAAAAASLQRLLGMPFEPADVHLTTGGFTAIPLALKAVADPGDEVIFTLPPWFFYELLSIEAGLVPVKIRCDAETFDVDLAALGAAITPRTRVVIVNTPNNPTGRIYPPALLKDLADMLEGASRSNGRRVYLLSDEAYNRITYDGARFHSPAEYYPYTLLAYSYGKTHLAPGQRIGYLALPPTMPDRGPLREAISALQMAMGWIYPNALLQHALPRLEQFSIDVGELQRKRDLMVEALTGMGYQLPLPEGSFYLFVRTPADDDEQFTAALEAQDVFVLPGTLFETPGYFRISLTASEDMLRRALPVFAAAIQRSGGAVPQR
- a CDS encoding alkylmercury lyase, whose amino-acid sequence is MRIELLHIDGCPNTAQAQERLESALTALGHGDLPVNLRLLESASEIAGTGFAGSPTITVNGADIFPAGAPAGDLACRIYETPDGLAGLPTLNQITAALKHHGL
- a CDS encoding TetR/AcrR family transcriptional regulator, translated to MEKTTRRTIQAAGTRDAIIEAAGRLFAADGYVRTTIDGIAAEAGVAVQTVYNSVGNKAALLSAVLDSAAAGPGAQSGVLDFMRERTRQAADFDALINMLADWFVVVHPRTAGITAVIAQAAAVDESAAQLEKDRGQQRLKRYEEAAAAVRARGGLSSGMSDAEGAAAIWSLGHPRVYRELVQDAGWSVPAYRAWIAKALAAALA
- a CDS encoding MFS transporter, with the translated sequence MTTTRPAAFSLRSIAVPAFGPALLFSIGEGAILPVVALSARGLGASVAVAALVVTLIGLGSWFFNLPASLITLKFGERWAIVGAAAASAAALAAAALAPLLPGGLWLLAGAMLVVGMAASVFSLARQKYLTEAVPVILRARALSTLGGVNRIGVFIGPFIGAAVMQFAGITGAYWVGVVAMVAAAALSVTIPDLVAKPAPDDGVPVPQATLRSVAVSHAGVFLSVGMGVLLLSALRASRQVVIPLWAEHLGMDATQASLIYGLSGAIDMLVFYPAGRLMDRKGRQWVAIPSTLIMGAAMLLIPLSTGFVGLLLGALLIGFGNGISSGLNMTLGADFSPDNGRGQFLGIWRFMADAGATGGPVLLSAVTAVASLGAGVAATGVLGFAAAAVFAVTIPRLKLRRNY
- a CDS encoding amino acid ABC transporter ATP-binding protein → MADETIIDVRDVHKTFVSESKPTLWKRLTGKPHVQKRVEVLKGVDLVVHRGETIAILGSSGSGKSTLLRCINKLETIDAGRIYVNGHLIGYDERDGELIAEKASVTAQKRTDIGFVFQHFNLFLNKTALGNVMAPLRDVKKMSAAEAKAVAVPNLEMVGLGDKMENYPSKLSGGQKQRVAIARALAMNPSVMLFDEPTSALDPELVGEVLAVIKKIAQQGTTMVIVTHEMQFARDIADRIVVMDQGVIVEEGPPSRIFTAPQHPKTQALLSRSGILPG
- a CDS encoding amino acid ABC transporter permease, with the protein product MDFITNTLAVFPALLQAVPVVVQLALGAMAIALVLGLLVALARISSSKILRGIATVYLEVIRGTPLLVQLVYIFFVLPSIGVSIEPVPAGILGLGLNYAAYLSEVFRSAILSVEHGQTEAALSLGYTPSKTLWKVVIPQSFVVSMGPIGNYFIAMIKDTALTSVIAVTEILKTANILNSQTFQTTAIYTAAAILYLIISLPLSRVVVVLERKARASG
- a CDS encoding ABC transporter substrate-binding protein, translated to MKTKILRKRFAALVPMGVAVALAMTACGSTSGGGGATGGGEQKTITIATSNDAPFSFTDQATGELKGIDGEMINAIAEAKGWKIKVFTSEYATLIAALNAKKADAIVDAMYITEDRKKQINFTDPWYTEGEAMVVPADSTLASRDDVKGKVLGAQTGTVFKDLVDSLGGSQVKLFDSQAALLAAVENKQVDAVFTDSAVIGYSLVQKPNPKLKLVSPYEPFYPGIIGAGVRKDDTQLLQDLNSGLADLKKTPKYLEILKKYGLGEANMSK
- the hisD gene encoding histidinol dehydrogenase, whose translation is MHITERDRAHIPGNFLTLKGPAIESVPAQRLPEVVATVSAMLGDIETNGMDAVLKYARELDGWQGASLEIGKNELAKTGDSLSPELREALMASAERTRLFAVEQREHLTDFEVELIPGVFTGQKYVPVARVGAYLPAGRFPILASAFMTVGVAKAAGVRNVLACTPPTASGGGNAAVLYAAYLAGVDRAFALGGVQAMAAMAFGLLGEQPADILVGAGNAYVTEAKRQLFGRVGIDLLAGPSEVAVIADDSADAEIVAADLLGQAEHGPQSPASLVTTSHQLGEEVIRHIDKQLRTLATRDIAGPAWRDYGTVYVAEDRETAVQIMDLLAPEHLEIQTSDDSYYHENLQNYGSIFLGPWSTVAYSDKGSSGTNHVLPTGGGARSSAGLSVARFLKPLTFQRVEKSATPRLANYVTTISDTEGMAAHKATASLRLDRFNR
- a CDS encoding LysR family transcriptional regulator; the protein is MTLAQLRAFLAAYELGSFTAAAKKLETSQASVSELISRLEHELEHSLFIRGGRQLIPTTAAVELQVHALQSVTSFDNGVEALKAMSSLEGGVCTFGVLRYGAHYDLADLVQRFHRRYPKVKVHLVGLNSVTVAESVASGEIEAGLIVLPVAEAGLQVRPLFRDEVFYVSATRNPSRGPITIEELAESKLVLYDAFAGWRDPTRRQILERARLKGLKIEPAIEVEHVDTALGLVAAGAADTFVPQAIVSGPGFPRNIHAVPFAEPLYDTIALVQREGAYLSPATRKMAQMAARTLLSKVAPGQDIRRATVK